The genomic segment CAAAGAACAATGCCTGACAATGGCCTAACGATGAACCGGTAATCATGGAATTCACGACCGTACTGTTCTACATCTTCGCGCTGCTCCTGGTTGTGTCAGGGCTGAAGGTGATCACCTCGCGCAACCCGGTGGCGTCCGCACTGTTTCTGGTGCTGGCTTTCTTCAACGCAGCCGCTATCTGGATGCTGCTCGAAGCCGAGTTCCTCGCAATCCTGCTGGTGCTGGTCTACGTCGGCGCGGTGATGGTGCTGTTCCTGTTCGTCGTGATGATGCTGGACATCAACATGGACGTGCTACGCAAGGATTTCAAGCGCTTCGTGCCGATGGCGACCCTGGTGGGCGCGATCATCGTGATCGAAACTGCGCTGATCCTGTGGCACGGCTACGGCGCGACCGCCACGGCGTTGCGTGACACGACGGCTGTCGCGAACGGCATGGGCGACTGGTCGAACACCCGCCTGATCGGCAAGATCATCTACACCGATTACATCTTCGCGTTCGAAGTTGCCGGCCTTGTTCTGCTGGTGGCAATCATCGCCGCGATTGCTCTGACCACGAGCCATAAGAAGGACAGCAAACGCCAGAACGTGAGCGAGCAGGTCAAGGTTCGCGCTCAGGACCGTGTGCGCGTCGTGAAGATGGCATCGGAAAAGACCGCGGCGACCGTCGCGGCAGAAGAAGCCGAAGCAGCAGCGCAAGCAGCGGCGGCAGCGGCCGACTCGGCACCAGCTAAAAATAGCTGAGCGGACAGGAGATAGAAATCATGTTGACCCTAGCCCATTACCTTGTCCTTGGCGCGATCCTGTTTGCGATCAGCGTCGTCGGCATTTTCCTGAACCGCCGCAACGTCATCATCATCCTGATGGCGATTGAACTGATGCTGCTCGCGGTGAACACCAATTTCGTCGCCTTCTCGCATTACCTGGGCGACGTGCATGGCCAGATCTTCGTTTTCTTCGTGCTGACGGTAGCAGCGGCGGAAGCGGCGATCGGCCTCGCAATTCTGGTGACCCTGTTCCGTAGCCTCGACACGATCAATGTCGAGGATCTCGATCAGCTCAAAGGTTAACTTCAGGGAAAGTGGTTATGTCTACGATACTCAATGAAAACCTGCTGTTGGCAATTCCTTTGGCACCGCTCGCCGGTTCCTTGA from the Paraburkholderia fungorum genome contains:
- the nuoK gene encoding NADH-quinone oxidoreductase subunit NuoK, with the protein product MLTLAHYLVLGAILFAISVVGIFLNRRNVIIILMAIELMLLAVNTNFVAFSHYLGDVHGQIFVFFVLTVAAAEAAIGLAILVTLFRSLDTINVEDLDQLKG
- a CDS encoding NADH-quinone oxidoreductase subunit J; this encodes MEFTTVLFYIFALLLVVSGLKVITSRNPVASALFLVLAFFNAAAIWMLLEAEFLAILLVLVYVGAVMVLFLFVVMMLDINMDVLRKDFKRFVPMATLVGAIIVIETALILWHGYGATATALRDTTAVANGMGDWSNTRLIGKIIYTDYIFAFEVAGLVLLVAIIAAIALTTSHKKDSKRQNVSEQVKVRAQDRVRVVKMASEKTAATVAAEEAEAAAQAAAAAADSAPAKNS